A DNA window from Candidatus Neomarinimicrobiota bacterium contains the following coding sequences:
- the pgsA gene encoding CDP-diacylglycerol--glycerol-3-phosphate 3-phosphatidyltransferase, whose amino-acid sequence MVFTVPNIITSLRIILTPMYLYFILIPKPICRLASLLIFTVAILTDIVDGYYARKYGEVSRIGKFLDPLADKILIISAYISFTFVNDLIPVWMVILIFIRDLMVTGLRVVFERRGFTLVTRKTAKYKTAFQGFNIFFILIYLVVLEYLNKGFVSSILNFIANYNIVYYITLIVTIVTVLTGIEYFYVNWRRLIARGNEIS is encoded by the coding sequence ATGGTGTTTACTGTCCCTAATATAATTACATCACTCAGAATAATTTTAACTCCTATGTATCTATATTTTATCCTTATTCCAAAGCCTATATGTAGACTTGCCAGTCTTTTAATTTTTACCGTAGCAATTCTGACAGATATAGTTGATGGGTATTATGCTCGTAAATATGGCGAAGTTTCGCGCATTGGAAAGTTTCTCGATCCCCTCGCTGATAAAATTTTAATAATAAGTGCCTATATATCCTTTACTTTTGTAAATGATTTAATTCCTGTCTGGATGGTAATTCTCATCTTCATTAGAGATTTGATGGTAACTGGACTGCGTGTGGTCTTCGAAAGGCGTGGTTTTACTTTGGTTACAAGAAAGACAGCCAAATACAAAACAGCCTTTCAGGGTTTTAATATATTCTTTATCCTTATATACCTTGTTGTCTTAGAATACCTTAATAAAGGGTTTGTAAGTTCTATACTGAATTTTATTGCGAATTACAACATTGTTTACTATATAACTCTAATTGTTACCATTGTTACTGTCCTGACTGGGATCGAATATTTCTATGTAAACTGGCGTCGTCTTATAGCGAGGGGTAATGAAATTTCTTAA
- the recR gene encoding recombination protein RecR: MSLPEQLNRLIDLLSKFPGIGKKTAQRLAFHILKAPRDEAILLAKTIVEVKDNIKTCSICFNITTTDPCHICTNPKRDHSMICVVQEAMDIISIEKTGWYNGLYHVLGGVISPLDGIGPDDLNISGLLNRLDGIREIILALNPTRQGETTAIYLSRLLKPKGVKVTKLAYGLPIGVNLEFADEMTLLKALEGRTEI, translated from the coding sequence ATATCTTTACCTGAACAACTAAATAGATTAATAGATTTGCTCAGTAAGTTTCCTGGTATTGGGAAAAAAACTGCACAACGCTTAGCATTTCATATATTAAAAGCACCTAGAGATGAGGCTATTTTACTGGCAAAGACTATCGTTGAGGTCAAAGATAATATAAAGACATGTAGTATATGTTTCAATATAACGACCACTGACCCATGTCATATCTGTACAAACCCAAAAAGAGATCATTCGATGATATGCGTTGTTCAGGAGGCTATGGATATAATTTCGATAGAAAAAACGGGATGGTACAATGGACTCTACCATGTACTTGGAGGAGTTATATCACCGCTTGATGGAATCGGCCCTGATGATTTAAATATAAGTGGATTGTTAAATAGGTTAGATGGAATTAGGGAGATTATCCTGGCACTAAATCCTACAAGGCAGGGAGAAACAACTGCAATTTACCTATCAAGATTGTTGAAACCTAAAGGGGTAAAAGTAACCAAACTGGCATATGGGTTGCCCATTGGTGTAAATCTTGAATTTGCTGATGAGATGACTTTATTAAAAGCGCTTGAAGGACGTACTGAAATCTAA
- the dnaX gene encoding DNA polymerase III subunit gamma/tau, giving the protein MVYLNFARKYRPQNFDEIVGQDHICITLKNAIKNNRIGHAFLFTGSRGIGKTSTARILAKTLNCKSPREYNPCNECTNCIEITEGRSLDVFEIDGASNRGIDQVRDLRESVRYPPTNSKYKIYIIDEVHMLTKEAFNALLKTIEEPPPHVVFIFATTEPTKIPATILSRCLRFDFHRIPVQLMVEQLKKIVKEEMLNIDDDILLLIAKKADGSLRDAESLLDQVVSFSNKSPSIVEVQKILGIIDSSYFFKASKAILYNNLSQLVKIVDEVYQMGLNVNEFLNGLADHFRTLLAVNLSGINEAMDLPQNLKEQYLEESKFWEAADLIRIMKILSESIAQIKSMENQKTYLELTLLKLGLMDKTVSITELLKTISGAKIPSSLIKTEEKTLDIFEPGNKAEPKKSVSKKRITENVITTNSEKDEKIFKDGITIKEIVEKWHIVIERIHEKNPSIANFLEHGKPVKFENGILEIHFSKDSEFHFKNIKQRRESVEKIISQVLSKEVRVKPIMSKDTTSTVPDGAKKSITNIVMDVFDGEIIEKREVKGG; this is encoded by the coding sequence ATGGTATATCTGAACTTTGCAAGGAAATATAGACCACAGAATTTTGATGAAATAGTTGGACAGGATCACATATGTATTACATTAAAAAATGCGATTAAGAATAACAGAATAGGACATGCTTTTTTATTTACTGGCTCGAGAGGAATTGGGAAAACATCGACTGCCAGGATTTTAGCAAAAACTCTAAATTGTAAAAGTCCTAGGGAATATAATCCGTGCAATGAATGTACTAATTGTATAGAAATTACTGAGGGTAGAAGTCTTGATGTTTTTGAAATCGATGGTGCATCGAATAGAGGAATTGATCAGGTTAGGGATCTCAGAGAAAGCGTTAGATACCCACCGACAAATTCAAAATATAAGATTTACATAATAGATGAAGTACATATGTTAACAAAAGAGGCTTTTAATGCTTTATTAAAAACTATCGAAGAGCCTCCTCCACATGTGGTATTTATTTTTGCAACTACAGAACCTACAAAAATACCGGCTACAATACTCTCCCGTTGTCTTAGATTCGACTTTCATAGAATACCTGTTCAACTGATGGTTGAACAACTAAAGAAAATTGTAAAAGAGGAAATGTTAAATATAGATGATGATATATTACTCTTAATTGCGAAGAAAGCTGACGGAAGTCTGAGAGATGCTGAAAGTTTACTCGATCAGGTCGTTTCTTTTTCCAATAAATCACCGAGCATAGTAGAAGTACAGAAAATACTTGGTATAATAGATTCTAGCTATTTCTTTAAAGCAAGTAAGGCTATTCTATATAATAATCTGAGTCAATTAGTAAAGATAGTTGATGAAGTTTATCAGATGGGATTAAACGTCAATGAGTTTTTAAATGGATTGGCTGATCATTTTCGCACATTACTTGCTGTTAATTTATCCGGAATAAATGAAGCTATGGATTTACCTCAGAATTTAAAGGAACAATACCTTGAGGAATCAAAATTCTGGGAAGCAGCAGACCTCATACGAATAATGAAAATTTTATCGGAATCTATTGCGCAGATAAAATCAATGGAAAATCAGAAGACATATTTGGAATTAACTTTACTGAAACTTGGATTAATGGACAAAACTGTTTCAATTACTGAATTATTAAAGACAATAAGTGGAGCGAAAATTCCATCATCTTTAATAAAGACGGAAGAAAAAACGCTTGATATTTTTGAACCGGGGAATAAAGCAGAACCAAAAAAGTCGGTTTCAAAAAAAAGGATTACAGAGAATGTTATTACTACAAACTCCGAAAAAGATGAAAAGATTTTTAAAGATGGAATAACTATAAAAGAAATAGTTGAAAAATGGCATATAGTCATTGAAAGAATCCATGAGAAAAATCCAAGCATAGCTAATTTTCTAGAACACGGGAAGCCTGTGAAATTTGAAAATGGAATACTTGAAATACACTTTTCAAAGGATTCTGAATTTCATTTTAAAAATATAAAACAACGCAGAGAATCCGTCGAAAAGATAATTAGTCAAGTGTTATCTAAGGAAGTGAGAGTAAAACCTATTATGTCAAAGGATACAACTTCTACTGTACCTGATGGGGCAAAGAAATCTATTACGAACATCGTAATGGATGTTTTTGATGGAGAAATAATAGAAAAAAGAGAGGTTAAGGGTGGCTAA
- the thpR gene encoding RNA 2',3'-cyclic phosphodiesterase — MKRTFVAIPISEEVMELIKSIRKEFNRLEKFVRFVRPESVHITLKFIGDTNEYDFEGIVSNIKKSVASIVPFKVTINGTGVFPDTRRPRIFWLGIIEGLENLRNISLSLNRELAKMGFEEEKREFRGHVTIGRVKRPLLNEEIKSFINFKYEPISFFAKKVIFYESVLKPDGARYIPISVIDI, encoded by the coding sequence TTGAAAAGGACGTTTGTAGCTATTCCAATATCAGAAGAGGTAATGGAGCTAATAAAAAGTATCAGGAAAGAGTTTAATCGTCTGGAAAAATTTGTTAGGTTTGTCAGACCAGAATCTGTCCATATTACATTAAAATTTATTGGTGATACCAATGAATACGATTTTGAGGGAATTGTAAGTAATATTAAAAAGTCAGTCGCAAGTATTGTACCTTTTAAAGTAACTATTAACGGAACAGGTGTATTTCCTGATACAAGGAGACCAAGGATTTTCTGGCTTGGCATTATCGAAGGATTAGAAAACTTAAGAAATATAAGTTTGTCATTAAATCGTGAGTTGGCAAAGATGGGGTTTGAGGAGGAGAAAAGAGAATTTAGAGGACATGTGACAATAGGGCGGGTAAAGAGACCTCTATTAAACGAGGAGATTAAAAGTTTTATTAATTTCAAGTATGAACCGATTAGCTTTTTTGCAAAAAAGGTTATATTTTATGAAAGTGTATTAAAGCCAGATGGCGCAAGGTATATACCAATAAGTGTAATTGATATTTAA
- a CDS encoding CinA family nicotinamide mononucleotide deamidase-related protein produces MKAAIINIGSELTAGIIENTNSTYIASLLSSRGIDVNEIITIPDNVEKIVYYLEKCSGNSDITLVTGGLGPTLDDCTRQAVSKFLNKGFVYNEDIARKIKERFEKRGIDLPECNLKQAFQIEGVEILDNPIGTAPGMRFEKEGAVFFICPGVPAEMVSMIQKYVLPYIDGKVRDRRITKTIKTFGIPESKIYELIKTDMENCPNVKVSFLPQFTSNDILLSVKESNKSELEKLVTAIKNKLGDSIFSENGEPIEVVIGKLLRNKNKTIAVAESCTGGLVGDRITTVPGSSDYYIGGIISYSNEVKIRQLGVKRTFIEKYGAVSEEVAIEMARGVKKVLGSDIGISTTGIAGPTGGSEKKPVGTVYVGYSDFKGDLAKRFYFNVNRQLNKAMFSQFCLNLLRLKLLEER; encoded by the coding sequence ATGAAAGCGGCAATCATCAATATAGGATCAGAATTAACTGCTGGTATAATTGAGAATACCAACTCTACCTATATAGCCAGTTTACTTAGTTCACGGGGCATAGATGTGAATGAAATAATAACCATCCCTGATAATGTTGAAAAGATTGTGTATTATCTAGAGAAATGTAGTGGGAATAGTGATATAACACTGGTAACAGGAGGATTAGGTCCCACCCTTGATGATTGTACAAGGCAGGCTGTTTCGAAATTTTTGAATAAAGGTTTTGTTTACAATGAGGATATAGCCAGAAAGATAAAAGAGAGGTTTGAAAAAAGAGGAATTGATCTGCCTGAATGCAATTTAAAGCAGGCCTTTCAAATAGAGGGCGTTGAAATTCTGGATAATCCAATTGGAACCGCACCGGGTATGAGATTTGAAAAGGAAGGTGCTGTATTTTTTATTTGTCCTGGAGTGCCTGCTGAAATGGTATCAATGATTCAAAAATATGTATTACCTTATATCGACGGAAAGGTCAGGGATAGAAGAATAACAAAAACAATTAAGACCTTTGGTATTCCCGAATCCAAGATATATGAGTTAATAAAGACGGATATGGAAAATTGTCCCAATGTAAAAGTTTCTTTTTTACCACAATTTACATCAAATGATATACTTCTATCTGTAAAAGAAAGTAACAAATCTGAATTAGAAAAACTTGTTACAGCTATAAAAAATAAGCTTGGGGACTCAATCTTCAGTGAGAATGGTGAACCAATTGAGGTGGTAATAGGGAAATTATTAAGAAACAAAAATAAAACTATAGCTGTCGCTGAGTCCTGCACTGGTGGGTTGGTAGGGGACAGAATCACTACAGTTCCGGGAAGCTCTGATTATTATATCGGTGGTATAATTTCTTACAGTAATGAGGTAAAGATAAGGCAACTTGGGGTAAAAAGAACCTTCATAGAAAAATATGGAGCTGTTAGTGAAGAAGTGGCAATTGAGATGGCCAGAGGTGTAAAAAAAGTTTTGGGATCAGATATAGGAATCAGTACTACTGGTATAGCAGGACCTACTGGAGGATCTGAGAAGAAACCTGTAGGTACAGTATATGTTGGATATTCCGATTTTAAAGGTGATTTAGCAAAAAGATTTTATTTTAATGTAAATAGACAGCTGAATAAAGCGATGTTTTCGCAGTTTTGTCTTAATCTATTGAGATTAAAATTACTAGAGGAGAGGTAA
- a CDS encoding YbaB/EbfC family nucleoid-associated protein translates to MNQIRNMQKQMEKIQEEMESVVVEGSAGGGMVVAKANGKQEIISIKIEPEILKEDVELVEEMVVAAVNLALKKAQEVYQEKISEVTGGILPNIPGGFKIPGL, encoded by the coding sequence ATGAATCAGATACGAAATATGCAGAAACAGATGGAGAAAATTCAGGAAGAGATGGAATCTGTAGTAGTTGAGGGAAGTGCCGGCGGTGGAATGGTTGTGGCTAAAGCAAATGGGAAACAGGAAATCATCTCAATAAAAATTGAACCTGAGATATTGAAAGAGGATGTGGAATTGGTTGAAGAGATGGTTGTAGCTGCGGTTAATCTGGCACTGAAGAAAGCACAGGAAGTGTATCAAGAGAAAATATCGGAAGTAACCGGTGGAATTTTACCAAATATACCAGGTGGTTTTAAGATACCGGGCTTATGA
- a CDS encoding phosphatidylglycerophosphatase A, translated as MKFLKFVSRTFSSFFGIGFSPVAPGTAGSIVGVVVWYLMPYKTLKIRIPILLLLIILAIISSSFEEKNSKLKDPSYVVIDEVIGVWLLIIITGCVHLNKNYMKLFVAFILFRIFDVIKVPPINYVEKVKGGFGIVFDDLIACIYAGILTNIIFLIL; from the coding sequence ATGAAATTTCTTAAATTCGTTTCGAGGACATTTTCATCATTTTTTGGTATTGGATTTTCACCTGTTGCACCTGGAACAGCGGGGAGTATCGTTGGTGTTGTAGTATGGTATCTTATGCCGTATAAAACGTTAAAAATTCGCATACCTATATTACTACTATTAATTATTCTGGCAATTATTAGCTCCAGTTTTGAAGAAAAAAATAGCAAATTAAAAGACCCATCATATGTTGTAATAGATGAAGTGATTGGCGTGTGGTTATTAATAATAATAACAGGTTGTGTCCATCTTAATAAGAATTATATGAAACTCTTTGTTGCATTTATTCTTTTTAGAATATTTGATGTTATTAAGGTCCCACCAATAAATTATGTTGAGAAGGTAAAAGGTGGGTTTGGGATTGTATTTGACGATTTAATTGCCTGTATTTACGCAGGTATTTTGACAAATATTATCTTTTTAATTTTATGA